A genomic window from Nocardioides sp. BP30 includes:
- the gltB gene encoding glutamate synthase large subunit yields the protein MPYEHSFPTPQGLYDPRFEKDACGVAFVATLTGEATHEIVEQGITALVNLDHRGAAGAETNSGDGAGILLQVPDEFLRAVATEAGFSLPGAGAYAVGTAFLPGDAEHVAKCREQIEHLAAEEGLEVLGWREVPVNPDSLGATALAVMPTFSQLFVQAKGGHVTGMALERQAFCLRKRAERETDVYFPSLSGRTLVYKGMLTTSQLGEVFPDLHDARMKSAIAVVHSRFSTNTFPSWPLSHPFRYIAHNGEINTVMGNRNWMRAREALLGSDLIPGDLERLYPICTPGASDSASFDEVLELLHLGGRSLPHAVLMMIPEAWENHAEMDAKRKSFYEFHSTLMEPWDGPANVVFTDGTQVGAVLDRNGLRPGRYWVTEDGLVVYASEAGVLDHIDPATVVRKGRMQPGRMFLVDTDEHRIIEDDEIKGDLAAEHPYDEWLHAGQIKLEDIPEREHVVHTHASVTRRQQVFGYTEEELRVLLAPMANTGAEPIGSMGTDSPIAALSAKPRLLFEYFSQLFAQVTNPPLDAIREELVTSLKSTIGPEANLLDPSPRSCRQVVLPFPVISNDDLTKIRHINRDGDMPGFITHVVRGLYDVEGGGTAMAARLEEICAEVSRAIAEGARIIVLSDRHSTADLAPIPSLLLTGAVHHHLVREKTRTQVGLLVEAGDVREVHHVALLVGYGAAAVNPYLAMESVEDLAYEGFFVKNDPEKAVANLIKALGKGVLKVMSKMGVSTLASYTGAQIFEAVGLSQAVVDKYFTGTTSKLGGIELDVIAEEVAKRHATAYPRDGVAPAHRELPIGGEYQWRREGEPHLFDPETVFRLQHATRQGRYDIFKQYTQRVDEQSERLMTLRGLFKFKDAAATGRQPISIDEVEPVESIVKRFSTGAMSYGSISKEAHETLAIAMNMLGAKSNTGEGGEDPERLHDPARRSAIKQVASGRFGVTSEYLTNADDIQIKMAQGAKPGEGGQLPGHKVYPWVAKTRHSTPGVGLISPPPHHDIYSIEDLAQLIHDLKNANPAARVHVKLVAEVGVGTVAAGVSKAHADVVLISGHDGGTGASPLTSLKHAGGPWELGLAEAQQTLLLNGLRDRIVVQTDGQLKTGRDVVVAALLGAEEFGFATAPLVVSGCILMRVCHLDTCPVGVATQNPVLRERFNGKAEYVVNFFRYIAEEVREILAELGFRSIEEAVGQAGVLDTRDAVDHWKAEGLDLAPIFHVVTSPDQFADQDLRHTKTQDHGIERSLDYTTLVPLAKPALESGEPVRAQLPIRNVNRTVGTLLGHEVTKRYQGAGLPDGTIDITFTGSAGQSFGAFLPRGVTLRLEGDGNDYIGKGLSGGRIVIRPDRAATFPPEKHIIGGNTIAYGATSGQIFLRGGVGERCCVRNSGATVVTEGVGDHGCEYMTGGRVAVLGPTGRNFAAGMSGGVAYVLDLKEQRVNPELVEFAAVEGRFAEELEQIVRTHHEETGSEVAAALLADWPTALTRFTRIMPSDYKRVLEAQEEALEEGLSEDEAAARIMEVLHG from the coding sequence GTGCCGTACGAGCACTCATTCCCCACCCCGCAAGGGCTGTACGACCCGCGCTTCGAGAAGGACGCCTGTGGCGTCGCCTTCGTCGCGACCCTGACCGGTGAGGCGACCCACGAGATCGTCGAGCAGGGCATCACCGCCCTGGTCAACCTCGACCACCGTGGTGCCGCCGGCGCCGAGACCAACTCCGGCGACGGCGCCGGCATCCTGCTCCAGGTCCCCGACGAGTTCCTGCGGGCGGTGGCGACCGAGGCCGGCTTCTCGCTCCCGGGCGCCGGCGCCTACGCCGTCGGCACCGCGTTCCTGCCCGGCGACGCCGAGCACGTGGCCAAGTGTCGCGAGCAGATCGAGCACCTGGCCGCGGAGGAGGGGCTCGAGGTCCTCGGATGGCGCGAGGTCCCGGTCAACCCCGACAGCCTCGGCGCCACCGCCCTCGCGGTGATGCCGACCTTCAGCCAGCTCTTCGTCCAGGCCAAGGGCGGCCACGTCACAGGCATGGCGCTGGAGCGGCAGGCGTTCTGCCTGCGCAAGCGCGCGGAGCGCGAGACCGACGTCTACTTCCCCTCGCTCTCGGGCCGCACGCTGGTCTACAAGGGCATGCTCACGACCAGCCAGCTCGGCGAGGTCTTCCCGGACCTGCACGACGCGCGGATGAAGTCGGCGATCGCGGTGGTCCACTCCCGCTTCTCGACCAACACCTTCCCCAGCTGGCCGCTGAGCCACCCGTTCCGCTACATCGCGCACAACGGCGAGATCAACACCGTGATGGGCAACCGCAACTGGATGCGGGCCCGCGAGGCGCTGCTCGGCTCCGACCTCATCCCTGGCGACCTGGAGCGGCTCTACCCGATCTGCACGCCCGGCGCCTCGGACTCGGCCAGCTTCGACGAGGTGCTCGAGCTGCTGCACCTGGGTGGCCGCAGCCTGCCCCACGCGGTCCTGATGATGATCCCGGAGGCGTGGGAGAACCACGCCGAGATGGACGCTAAGCGCAAGTCGTTCTACGAGTTCCACTCCACGCTGATGGAGCCATGGGACGGCCCCGCCAACGTGGTGTTCACCGACGGCACGCAGGTCGGCGCCGTACTGGACCGCAACGGGCTGCGCCCGGGTCGCTACTGGGTGACCGAGGACGGCCTGGTCGTCTACGCCTCCGAGGCCGGCGTGCTGGACCACATCGACCCCGCCACGGTGGTCCGCAAGGGCCGCATGCAGCCGGGTCGGATGTTCCTGGTCGACACCGACGAGCACCGCATCATCGAGGACGACGAGATCAAGGGTGACCTCGCGGCCGAGCACCCCTACGACGAGTGGCTGCACGCCGGCCAGATCAAGCTCGAGGACATCCCCGAGCGCGAGCACGTGGTGCACACGCATGCCTCGGTGACGCGGCGCCAGCAGGTGTTCGGCTACACCGAGGAGGAGCTGCGCGTGCTGCTGGCTCCGATGGCCAACACCGGTGCGGAGCCGATCGGCTCGATGGGCACCGACAGCCCGATCGCGGCGCTGTCGGCCAAGCCGCGGCTGCTGTTCGAGTACTTCAGCCAGCTCTTCGCGCAGGTCACCAACCCGCCGTTGGACGCCATCCGCGAGGAGCTCGTCACCAGCCTCAAGAGCACCATCGGTCCCGAGGCCAACCTGCTCGACCCCAGCCCGCGCTCGTGCCGCCAGGTCGTGCTGCCCTTCCCGGTCATCTCCAACGACGACCTGACCAAGATCCGGCACATCAACCGCGACGGCGACATGCCGGGCTTCATCACCCACGTGGTCCGCGGCCTGTACGACGTCGAGGGCGGCGGTACCGCGATGGCGGCGCGGCTCGAGGAGATCTGCGCCGAGGTCAGCCGGGCCATCGCCGAGGGTGCGCGCATCATCGTGCTCTCGGACCGGCACTCGACGGCCGATCTGGCCCCGATCCCGTCCCTGCTGCTCACCGGTGCCGTCCACCACCACCTCGTCCGGGAGAAGACCCGCACCCAGGTCGGCCTGCTGGTCGAGGCCGGCGACGTCCGCGAGGTCCACCACGTGGCCCTCCTGGTCGGGTACGGCGCCGCGGCGGTCAACCCCTACCTGGCGATGGAGTCGGTCGAGGACCTGGCCTACGAGGGCTTCTTCGTCAAGAACGACCCGGAGAAGGCCGTCGCGAACCTGATCAAGGCGCTCGGCAAGGGCGTGCTGAAGGTGATGTCCAAGATGGGCGTCAGCACGCTGGCCTCGTACACGGGCGCCCAGATCTTCGAGGCCGTCGGGCTCTCCCAGGCAGTGGTCGACAAGTACTTCACCGGCACCACCTCCAAGCTCGGCGGCATCGAGCTCGACGTCATCGCCGAGGAGGTCGCCAAGCGGCACGCGACCGCCTACCCCCGTGACGGGGTGGCGCCGGCGCACCGCGAGCTTCCGATCGGCGGCGAGTACCAGTGGCGCCGCGAGGGCGAGCCGCACCTCTTCGACCCGGAGACCGTCTTCCGGCTCCAGCACGCCACCCGCCAGGGCCGCTACGACATCTTCAAGCAGTACACCCAGCGGGTGGACGAGCAGTCCGAGCGGCTGATGACGCTGCGTGGCCTGTTCAAGTTCAAGGACGCCGCCGCGACCGGTCGCCAGCCGATCAGCATCGACGAGGTCGAGCCGGTCGAGTCGATCGTCAAGCGGTTCTCGACCGGGGCGATGTCCTACGGCTCGATCTCCAAGGAGGCGCACGAGACCCTCGCGATCGCGATGAACATGCTCGGCGCCAAGTCGAACACCGGCGAGGGCGGCGAGGACCCGGAGCGACTGCACGACCCCGCACGCCGCTCGGCGATCAAGCAGGTCGCCTCCGGTCGGTTCGGCGTCACCAGCGAGTACCTCACCAACGCCGACGACATCCAGATCAAGATGGCCCAGGGTGCCAAGCCCGGGGAGGGCGGTCAGCTGCCCGGCCACAAGGTCTACCCGTGGGTGGCCAAGACCCGGCACTCGACGCCGGGCGTCGGCCTGATCAGCCCGCCGCCGCACCACGACATCTACTCGATCGAGGACCTGGCCCAGCTGATCCACGACCTGAAGAACGCCAACCCGGCGGCTCGGGTGCACGTGAAGCTGGTCGCCGAGGTCGGCGTCGGCACCGTCGCCGCGGGCGTGTCCAAGGCGCATGCCGACGTGGTCCTGATCTCGGGCCACGACGGCGGCACCGGCGCCTCGCCACTGACCTCGCTCAAGCATGCCGGCGGCCCCTGGGAGCTCGGCCTCGCCGAGGCCCAGCAGACCCTGCTGCTCAACGGCCTGCGCGACCGCATCGTGGTGCAGACCGACGGCCAGCTCAAGACCGGACGTGACGTGGTCGTCGCGGCCCTGCTCGGAGCCGAGGAGTTCGGCTTCGCCACCGCGCCGCTGGTGGTCAGCGGCTGCATCCTGATGCGGGTCTGCCACCTCGACACCTGCCCGGTGGGCGTCGCCACCCAGAACCCGGTGCTGCGCGAGCGCTTCAACGGCAAGGCCGAGTACGTCGTGAACTTCTTCCGCTACATCGCCGAGGAGGTGCGCGAGATCCTCGCCGAGCTGGGCTTCCGCTCGATCGAGGAGGCGGTGGGCCAGGCAGGCGTCCTCGACACCCGCGACGCGGTCGACCACTGGAAGGCCGAGGGTCTGGACCTGGCGCCGATCTTCCACGTGGTGACCTCGCCCGACCAGTTCGCCGACCAGGACCTGCGTCACACCAAGACCCAGGACCACGGCATCGAGCGCTCGCTCGACTACACCACGCTCGTCCCGCTGGCCAAGCCGGCGCTCGAGAGCGGTGAGCCGGTCCGCGCGCAGCTGCCGATCCGCAACGTCAACCGCACCGTCGGCACCCTGCTCGGTCACGAGGTGACCAAGCGCTACCAGGGTGCGGGGCTGCCGGACGGCACGATCGACATCACCTTCACCGGCTCGGCCGGCCAGTCGTTCGGTGCCTTCCTGCCGCGCGGTGTGACCCTGCGGCTCGAGGGCGACGGCAACGACTACATCGGCAAGGGTCTCTCCGGCGGCCGGATCGTGATCCGGCCGGACCGGGCCGCGACCTTCCCGCCCGAGAAGCACATCATCGGCGGCAACACCATCGCGTACGGCGCCACCTCGGGCCAGATCTTCCTGCGCGGCGGCGTCGGTGAGCGGTGCTGCGTGCGCAACTCCGGTGCCACCGTCGTCACCGAGGGAGTGGGCGACCACGGCTGCGAGTACATGACCGGCGGCCGCGTCGCCGTGCTCGGTCCCACCGGTCGCAACTTCGCGGCCGGCATGTCGGGCGGCGTCGCCTACGTGCTCGACCTGAAGGAGCAGCGGGTCAACCCCGAGCTCGTCGAGTTCGCGGCCGTCGAGGGCAGGTTCGCCGAGGAGCTCGAGCAGATCGTCCGCACCCACCACGAGGAGACCGGCTCCGAGGTAGCGGCGGCGCTGCTCGCCGACTGGCCGACGGCGCTGACCCGGTTCACCCGGATCATGCCCAGTGACTACAAGCGGGTCCTCGAGGCCCAGGAGGAGGCCCTCGAGGAGGGTCTCTCCGAGGACGAGGCTGCGGCCCGGATCATGGAGGTGCTGCATGGCTGA